Below is a genomic region from Actinomycetes bacterium.
GGCCACCCGCGCCGCGTGCGCGACCAGCTCCCCCGACCCGCCCCCGAACGGCGACGACGGCAACGGCTGCACTGAAGAATCCCCCGAACCCGGCACCCCTCCACGCTAAACCGACCCACCGACAATCCCGTTCCACCACAACAGTTCTCCACAGCCCGGGTGGAAGCCGCGCACGTGCGCAAGAGGGTGGCGCTGGTCCGAGAGTTCGCCGAGGCGATGGAGAACGATGACTACCCGCCAGCCGCCCAGCTATGGACTGACCACCGGATCCAGACGCTAGGACCCGAGGAACTCGAGGACGTTGGCGGTGAATTGCCGGTTCGTGACAGACCCGCCGTGGTCTCCGGAGACGACGAGGAGCCGGGCTCCCGGGATCGCCGCCGACAGCACCTCCGGTCGCTGCGCGAACGGGTCGGTGTCGCCTGCGATGACCAGGGTGGGCGCGCTGATCCGGTCGAGCGGGATGTGGCTCATGTGCGCTGATCTCGCGACGAGGGAGAGGGCGACTCGGTCGACATCGCGTCCCTCGAGGCCGTCGAGGAAGGCCTGCGCACGGGGGTCGAGCGGACCTGGGTCCTCGGCGATGAGCGCGTCGGCGAGGACGTCGCGCCTCAGTGACGCGGAGTCGACCCCGCCTCGTTCCACGACGGCCGCCCCGACGCCGACGGTGACCAGTCGGCGGATCCGCTTCTCCTGCGTTGCCGCGATCAGCGAGACGACCGCGCCCATCGAGAAGCCGACGAGGTCGATCTCCGGCACGCCCGTGGCGTCGATGAGCCCGGACAGGTCTCGGGCCATGCGCGGCTCGCCGTACGCGTCCTCCCGATGAGGCTTGCCCGAGTGCCCGTGGCCCCTCGCGTCTGGCGCGACCACCGTGCGACCCGCCCCGTGCAGGATCCCCACGACACCCGTGTCCACCCAGTCGCGCGTGGTGTCGCCGGTGAAGCCGTGGTGCAGCACCAGCGTCGGGAGGTCGTCGTCGCCCTTCCAGTGCTGAAAGGCGATCTCGACGCCGTCGTCGGTCGTGAAGGCGTCGAAAGCCGATTCGGTCATGTCGCTGCCTGCCTCGTCTCGATGGGTGTGCCGAGCTCCACGGTCCGCGAGACCGTGCAGAGTCGCTCGTGCGAGCGCTCGATGGCGATCGGGAGCGCATCACGCGCGGCATCCCCGTCAGGCCCTGCGGGGAAGCGAACGTCGAAGGTGACCGTGAGGTCGACGAGATGGTTGCCGCCTTCGTCACGCACCTTGCGCCCCGACATGGCAAGCTCGAAGTGCTCCGGCTCTGCCCGGCGGGTGGTGATGAAGTCCACGTCGAGGCCGGTGCAGCCGGCGATCGCGACCAGCAGGAGCTCGGTCGGGCTGAAGTCCTGGGTGTCCCCCGTGCCGAACCTCAGGCGCCCGCCGCGCACGTTGATCGCCTCGTGGTGGGCGTGCTCGAGACGACGTACGACAACCGAGCGCACGTCGTCATCCGACATGCCCCCAGCCTGCACTGCGCGCCCGGTACGCGCCAGGGCAGGGCGATCGTGCGGCGACGTCAGCGCCCGTAGACCGCGATGAAGTCCCGGCTGGTGTCAGTGAAGTACCGGTTCACCGGACGTTTGAAGTCCACCAGCTTGTGCGGCGTGGCCCCGCCGGGTCCCGGGGTGTACCACATTCCCGAGATCCATGCGGGGTTGATGTCGAGCTGCATCGCGCGGACGGCGCCGGCATGCTGGAGCAGGTTCGCCAGTGACTGCACCGACAGGGCGTTGCCGGCGACGAAGACGAAGTCGCCGGCCGACGTCACCCCCAAACCGGAGCGCCAGACGTAGTACGAACCCTTGAGCGTCGCGCCCCAGTTCGATTGAACGTCCTTGGCGACGTTGCCAGCGACCTTGCCGTTGTCGATGAGCAGCCTCAGGTTCTGGCGGACCGAGACGACCGAGCTGTTCATCGACACCTCGCTCCCCCAGGCACCGATGGCTGCATGACCGTCGCGGTAGATGACCAAGGACGCGGCGCCGGGCGTGAGCTTCCCCATGGTGTGGCCATCGGCGTAGTAGCCCCCGCGGGCATCCTTGAGCTTGAACCCGCTGTTGAACGTGGCGACAAGGCCCTTGCGCGCCGAGGGCGGAATGGTGTCCGGCTGCTTCCAGAGGTTGAGGTTCCCGGGGTCGGCATAGCCGGGGTGCTGGACGAAACGGACCTGCGCCCCGTCCATCCACATCACGCCGGCGAGGTAGGAAGTGTGCTGCGAGTCGGGTCGTAGGTAGGCGACCTGCACGATCGGCTGCCCGTGGGCGTACGCCGCCGCGCGGTAGACCCCCTCACCCTTCAGCGCCGGCGTCGCGATCGAGGCGAGGGTCGCCTGGATCGACACTGATGCAACGCTCGTCGCTCGAGAGCGACCGGTGGCGCTCGAGCGGCTCACCGGCGAGCCCGAGGGCGGAGAGGTGATCTCCGATCCCTGGAGAAGGGAGAGGTCAGGCGTTCCGCCCACCTTGGGCGGATGCATCTTGTACTGCGCCTCTTCGAGGCCGGTGACCGCGAAGCCCAAGGAGTGGTTGCGCGCCCACTCGGCGAGACGAACCGACGCGCTGTCGGTCCCCGGAGCGAGCAGGGCATGGGCGACCGACCAGCCGATCACGATGACTGCGATCAGCAACAGCGTCCGGACCAGCCGCAGGTTCCGACGCAGCCGGCGCCGAGGTCGACGCTGTTCCGTGGGGACTTCCTCGTCGAGGAGCGGGGTCTCTCGCTCGGCCGACTGCATCGCTCTCCTCTTCGAGACGAACACCACCCACGGAGGGCTCGCGATCCTTCGGCGGCGCTTCCGTCCGACATCGATGACCTTGCGCCGTGATCCTTAGCGGTTGCTGTGTCGAGGCGGGTCCATAGTGGGTGGAGTCGGCGCCACCAACCGGCCCGCACGACCAGCACCCCGACGAGGACATGAGGCGCGACCAATGACCGTGGCCGTCACCGGCAGCGAGGCCGCCGCGGGTGAGGTCTCCGAGAAGAGACGAGGGCCGGTCGTGGCGCTCCTCGTCGCGCTGCGGCCCCGTCAGTGGCTGAAGAACTCGATCGTCGTGGCTGCGCCGCTCGCGGCGGCAACCCTGCTGCTGCCCAGGACGTTGTGGCTGACCGCCGTCGCGATCGTCGCGATGTGCCTGGCGTCCAGTGCCGGGTACCTCGTCAACGACGTCCGGGATGTCGCCGCGGACCGACTGCATCCGGTCAAGAGGCTTCGCCCCATCGCAGCGAGAGAGCTCGGTGCCGGCGTCGCCGTCGTCGTCGCCGGGCTCTTGGGGCTCGGCGCGCTGGCCCTCGCGGCCATGGTCGACCGTCCTGGCCTCGTGCTCGTGATCGCGGTCTACCTCGCCACCACTGTCGCGTACTCGTTGTGGCTGAAGCACGAGGCCGTCCTCGACATCGCCATCGTCGCGAGCGGGTTCGTGCTACGAGCGCTCGCCGGGGGGATGGCCACCGGTGTGGCGCCGTCGCGATGGTTCCTCATCGTCGCGGCGTTCGGGTCCTTGTTCCTCGTCGCCGGCAAGAGGGCCTCCGAACTGGTCAGGGACGATCACGACCCGACGTCCGCGCGGCGAGCACTGGGTGACTACTCGGCCGACTATCTGCGCTTCGTCTGGCAGCTCGCCGCCGCCATCACGATCACGGCGTACTGCCTCTGGGGCTTCGGGTTGGCCCCGCACGCCGGTCGCATCGACTGGGAACCGATCTCGGTCGCGCCGTTCGTGCTGGCACTCCTTCGGTACGCACAGCATGTCGAACGGGGTGACGCGGGCGAGCCGGAGACCCTCGCGCTGCAGGACCGGACCTTGCAGGTGCTGGCCCTCGTGTGGCTCGTCGTCTTCACGCTGGGGGCCTACCACCTATGACCGTGCTCACCGGATGGGGGCGTACCGCCCCCACCGCGGCGACGGTCGTCCGACCCACGTCGCGTCACGGCGTCGCCGCCGCCCTCTGCGACTCCCCCCGAGGTGTCATCGCTCGAGGGCTCGGACGCTCGTACGGCGACTCCGCACAGAACGGCGGAGGCGTGGTTCTCGACCTCACCGGGCTCGACACCATCGAGGGGGTTGACCCCGGTGCGGCCACCGTGCGCTGCGCGGCGGGTGTCTCGTTCGACTCCCTCATCTCCTTCCTG
It encodes:
- a CDS encoding phosphodiester glycosidase family protein; amino-acid sequence: MQSAERETPLLDEEVPTEQRRPRRRLRRNLRLVRTLLLIAVIVIGWSVAHALLAPGTDSASVRLAEWARNHSLGFAVTGLEEAQYKMHPPKVGGTPDLSLLQGSEITSPPSGSPVSRSSATGRSRATSVASVSIQATLASIATPALKGEGVYRAAAYAHGQPIVQVAYLRPDSQHTSYLAGVMWMDGAQVRFVQHPGYADPGNLNLWKQPDTIPPSARKGLVATFNSGFKLKDARGGYYADGHTMGKLTPGAASLVIYRDGHAAIGAWGSEVSMNSSVVSVRQNLRLLIDNGKVAGNVAKDVQSNWGATLKGSYYVWRSGLGVTSAGDFVFVAGNALSVQSLANLLQHAGAVRAMQLDINPAWISGMWYTPGPGGATPHKLVDFKRPVNRYFTDTSRDFIAVYGR
- a CDS encoding OsmC family protein, with protein sequence MSDDDVRSVVVRRLEHAHHEAINVRGGRLRFGTGDTQDFSPTELLLVAIAGCTGLDVDFITTRRAEPEHFELAMSGRKVRDEGGNHLVDLTVTFDVRFPAGPDGDAARDALPIAIERSHERLCTVSRTVELGTPIETRQAAT
- a CDS encoding alpha/beta fold hydrolase, which produces MTESAFDAFTTDDGVEIAFQHWKGDDDLPTLVLHHGFTGDTTRDWVDTGVVGILHGAGRTVVAPDARGHGHSGKPHREDAYGEPRMARDLSGLIDATGVPEIDLVGFSMGAVVSLIAATQEKRIRRLVTVGVGAAVVERGGVDSASLRRDVLADALIAEDPGPLDPRAQAFLDGLEGRDVDRVALSLVARSAHMSHIPLDRISAPTLVIAGDTDPFAQRPEVLSAAIPGARLLVVSGDHGGSVTNRQFTANVLEFLGS
- a CDS encoding decaprenyl-phosphate phosphoribosyltransferase; this translates as MTVAVTGSEAAAGEVSEKRRGPVVALLVALRPRQWLKNSIVVAAPLAAATLLLPRTLWLTAVAIVAMCLASSAGYLVNDVRDVAADRLHPVKRLRPIAARELGAGVAVVVAGLLGLGALALAAMVDRPGLVLVIAVYLATTVAYSLWLKHEAVLDIAIVASGFVLRALAGGMATGVAPSRWFLIVAAFGSLFLVAGKRASELVRDDHDPTSARRALGDYSADYLRFVWQLAAAITITAYCLWGFGLAPHAGRIDWEPISVAPFVLALLRYAQHVERGDAGEPETLALQDRTLQVLALVWLVVFTLGAYHL